In Deltaproteobacteria bacterium, the genomic window CACCGAGGAAATACCCCTCCTCCTCAACCTTAAAAACCGATATGCCTCCCAAAAAAATGTCGTCTTTCTGGGAATCAATGCGGGGGAGTCGGAAAGGATGGCTCGAAAATTCGTCGAAAAGACAGGCTACTCCTATGATATCCTCCTCGATACGGACAAAAGCGTCGCCCGGAAATTCCGGCTCCTTGGCATCCCCCAAACTCTGGTAATTTCAAGGGAGGGAAAGATTGTTTACCGGGGGGATCGTCCTCCGGCCGACCTCACCGTCGCCGGGTTAAAAACCCCCGGGTAAAAACCC contains:
- a CDS encoding TlpA family protein disulfide reductase, which encodes MKRLIFAVSLSLFFWIAVGTTAEEMAPDFTLASLDGRTVSLRDYRHRKTVVINFWAGWCDACTEEIPLLLNLKNRYASQKNVVFLGINAGESERMARKFVEKTGYSYDILLDTDKSVARKFRLLGIPQTLVISREGKIVYRGDRPPADLTVAGLKTPG